In Maridesulfovibrio sp., the following proteins share a genomic window:
- a CDS encoding DUF177 domain-containing protein, with amino-acid sequence MSELWITLNDIPEEGQNFVFEDQKFWSDAWKQYKVEVKPGTALVSDVYVLPQDKGCLVRGGTKGSVTIACDRCTADYKHNISTEFEEYEQVAEDGDDEESPVVKTKEGLKIDIGALLWEHFVIALPIKPLCKESCKGLCAKCGADLNKGGCDCEQEQGDPRLAVFRNLKIKN; translated from the coding sequence ATGTCTGAACTCTGGATTACATTAAACGACATTCCCGAAGAGGGACAAAATTTTGTTTTTGAGGACCAGAAATTCTGGTCCGATGCATGGAAACAGTATAAAGTAGAGGTCAAACCCGGCACTGCGCTGGTGTCTGACGTCTATGTCCTTCCTCAGGATAAAGGATGCCTTGTCAGAGGTGGAACCAAAGGTTCCGTGACAATTGCATGCGACAGGTGCACGGCAGACTACAAGCATAATATTTCCACCGAATTCGAGGAATATGAGCAGGTCGCTGAAGACGGAGATGATGAAGAATCACCCGTTGTAAAGACCAAAGAAGGGCTCAAAATCGATATCGGTGCCCTTCTCTGGGAGCATTTCGTAATAGCTCTTCCGATAAAACCCCTGTGTAAGGAATCTTGCAAGGGGCTTTGCGCCAAGTGTGGAGCCGACCTTAATAAAGGCGGCTGCGATTGCGAACAGGAACAGGGCGATCCAAGGCTTGCGGTTTTCCGCAATCTTAAGATAAAGAACTAG
- the glyA gene encoding serine hydroxymethyltransferase: MEELMMKDPAVAAAIGLEVTRQMTKLELIASENFTSTAVRQAMGSVMTHKYAEGYPGKRYYGGCEFVDLAEDLARDRAKEIFGCEYVNVQPHSGSQANMAVYFAALKPGDTVLGMDLSHGGHLTHGSPVNFSGKLFDIKFYGVDPETKTINYDNVLKIAKECKPKMIIAGASAYPRIIDFARFRQIADEVGAVLMVDMAHIAGLIAAGVHPSCIEHAHYTTTTTHKTLRGPRGGMILSSEENGKALNSNIFPGIQGGPLMHVIAAKAVAFGEALKPSYVEYQKQVVANAQALAKNLMDAGFDLVSGGTDNHLMMLDLTNKDITGKDAEHALDEAGITVNKNTIPFETRSPFVTSGVRIGTPALTTRGMKEAEMVKVAGWITAAIDSIGNDTRLAEISKEVAEFAKDYPLFAY, encoded by the coding sequence ATGGAAGAACTTATGATGAAAGACCCGGCAGTAGCGGCTGCTATCGGACTGGAAGTAACCCGCCAGATGACCAAGCTTGAACTCATCGCTTCGGAGAACTTCACCTCCACAGCGGTCCGTCAGGCCATGGGCAGTGTTATGACCCACAAGTACGCAGAAGGTTACCCCGGCAAACGCTACTATGGCGGTTGTGAATTCGTTGACCTTGCTGAAGACCTCGCCCGTGACCGTGCAAAAGAAATTTTCGGCTGCGAATACGTAAACGTACAGCCCCATTCCGGTTCTCAGGCCAACATGGCTGTTTATTTCGCAGCTCTCAAACCCGGCGACACCGTACTCGGCATGGATCTTTCCCACGGCGGACACCTGACTCACGGCTCCCCGGTAAACTTCTCCGGTAAACTCTTTGACATCAAGTTCTACGGTGTTGACCCCGAAACCAAGACCATCAACTACGACAATGTTCTTAAGATTGCCAAAGAGTGCAAACCTAAAATGATCATTGCCGGTGCTTCCGCTTACCCCCGCATCATTGACTTCGCCCGCTTCCGCCAGATTGCTGATGAAGTCGGCGCAGTCCTCATGGTAGACATGGCGCACATCGCAGGTCTCATCGCAGCAGGCGTACACCCCTCCTGCATTGAGCACGCGCACTACACCACTACCACCACCCACAAGACCCTGCGCGGTCCCCGCGGCGGTATGATTCTCTCCTCCGAGGAAAACGGCAAGGCACTGAACTCAAATATTTTCCCCGGTATTCAGGGCGGCCCGCTCATGCATGTAATCGCAGCTAAAGCAGTTGCTTTCGGTGAAGCTCTCAAGCCTTCCTACGTTGAATACCAGAAACAGGTTGTTGCCAACGCTCAGGCTCTGGCCAAGAACCTGATGGACGCAGGTTTCGACCTCGTATCCGGCGGTACCGACAACCACCTGATGATGCTCGACCTGACCAATAAAGACATCACCGGTAAAGACGCAGAACACGCTCTTGATGAAGCAGGTATCACTGTCAACAAGAACACCATTCCGTTTGAAACCCGTTCACCGTTCGTGACATCCGGCGTACGTATCGGTACCCCGGCTCTGACCACTCGCGGAATGAAAGAAGCAGAAATGGTTAAAGTCGCCGGATGGATAACCGCAGCCATCGACTCCATAGGCAACGACACCAGACTTGCTGAAATCAGCAAAGAAGTTGCAGAGTTCGCAAAAGACTACCCGCTCTTCGCATACTAG
- the rpmB gene encoding 50S ribosomal protein L28, protein MSQVCDICGKGPQTGNNVSHAHNKTKRRFMPNLQKVRTQLPSGEVKSIKACTRCIRSGAVVKPVANKK, encoded by the coding sequence ATGTCCCAGGTATGCGATATATGCGGTAAAGGTCCTCAGACAGGCAATAACGTTTCCCACGCTCACAACAAGACTAAGAGACGTTTCATGCCCAACCTGCAGAAAGTCCGCACTCAGCTTCCCAGCGGTGAAGTTAAAAGCATCAAAGCTTGCACCCGCTGCATCCGCTCCGGCGCTGTTGTTAAGCCCGTAGCTAACAAAAAGTAA
- a CDS encoding STAS/SEC14 domain-containing protein translates to MITIMKESSGAMLAVTASETVTGEDYTEIWIPALQKVISEHGKCKALLYMDENFKDWDLKAMWEDAKFGMAHRNDFEKLAVVGGPSWSEWGTRVAGILSSGEVKTYSADKLQEALKWVAE, encoded by the coding sequence ATGATCACAATCATGAAAGAAAGCAGCGGCGCTATGCTGGCGGTAACAGCCTCAGAAACAGTCACAGGAGAGGATTACACCGAAATATGGATACCTGCCCTGCAAAAGGTCATTTCCGAACATGGTAAGTGCAAAGCACTGCTCTACATGGATGAAAATTTTAAAGACTGGGACCTGAAAGCCATGTGGGAAGATGCAAAGTTCGGTATGGCCCACCGAAATGATTTTGAAAAGCTGGCTGTTGTCGGCGGTCCCTCATGGTCAGAATGGGGAACAAGAGTTGCCGGAATACTGTCCAGCGGTGAAGTAAAAACATACTCGGCTGATAAACTGCAAGAAGCTCTTAAGTGGGTAGCAGAATAA
- a CDS encoding acyl carrier protein, whose amino-acid sequence MSAAEKVKAIIVDQLGVSEDEIKDEASFVEDLGADSLDLTELIMAMEEEFDVEIEDEEAQKILKVKDAIAFVESKQ is encoded by the coding sequence ATGTCCGCAGCTGAAAAAGTAAAAGCAATTATCGTAGACCAGCTTGGCGTATCCGAAGACGAAATTAAAGACGAAGCATCCTTTGTTGAAGATCTCGGTGCCGACTCTCTCGACCTTACCGAACTCATCATGGCTATGGAAGAAGAGTTCGACGTTGAAATCGAAGACGAAGAAGCTCAGAAGATCCTCAAAGTCAAGGATGCTATCGCATTCGTTGAGAGCAAGCAGTAG
- the fabF gene encoding beta-ketoacyl-ACP synthase II, which yields MNRVVVTGVSAITPLGNDINTSWDNLLAGKSGIAEISAFDASEFSARIAGEVKGFDAKEFIPQKQAKRMERFTQFAVAANQMLVESTGLKLEGDERERAGVVIGVGLGGLDTIEKQHTKLMKSGPKKITPFFIPIIIGNMASGQVSIFAEAQGPNLCMCTACASGTHAIGTAYTDIMLGRADVMICGGAESTITPLGFAGFTAMKALSTRNDDPATASRPFDAGRDGFVMGEGAGLLLLESLDHARKRGAEILAEVVGFGASSDAYHMTAPPEDGAGMARAMNAAIREAKIDPSEIDHINAHGTSTKLNDACETKAIKKVFGDHAKDIAISANKSQIGHLLGGAGGVEAAFAVKTLSTGIIPGTANQIEADPDCDLDYVKDGKREQQVNYVLSNSFGFGGTNGCMLFKKFEE from the coding sequence ATGAATAGGGTAGTAGTAACAGGCGTTTCCGCCATCACCCCTCTTGGGAATGACATCAACACCAGTTGGGACAACCTGCTTGCAGGCAAGTCTGGGATTGCTGAAATTTCCGCCTTTGACGCCAGCGAATTCAGTGCTCGCATTGCTGGCGAAGTCAAGGGATTTGACGCCAAGGAATTCATCCCGCAGAAACAGGCAAAACGTATGGAAAGGTTCACCCAGTTTGCGGTGGCTGCCAACCAGATGCTTGTCGAGTCCACCGGACTCAAACTTGAAGGGGATGAGCGCGAACGTGCCGGAGTTGTTATCGGTGTTGGTCTCGGTGGTCTCGACACCATTGAGAAACAGCACACCAAACTGATGAAATCCGGCCCCAAGAAAATCACACCTTTCTTCATTCCGATAATCATCGGTAACATGGCTTCCGGTCAGGTTTCCATCTTTGCCGAAGCGCAGGGTCCCAACCTGTGCATGTGCACTGCATGTGCATCCGGTACCCATGCCATAGGCACTGCGTACACCGACATTATGCTCGGCCGTGCTGATGTTATGATCTGCGGCGGTGCAGAATCAACAATCACCCCGCTCGGTTTTGCCGGATTCACAGCCATGAAGGCTCTCTCCACCCGTAATGATGATCCTGCTACCGCTTCCCGTCCTTTTGACGCAGGTCGTGACGGCTTTGTCATGGGTGAAGGTGCTGGGCTGCTGCTGCTGGAATCATTGGATCATGCCCGGAAGCGCGGCGCCGAGATTCTCGCAGAAGTTGTCGGTTTCGGAGCTTCTTCCGATGCCTACCACATGACAGCGCCCCCGGAAGACGGAGCTGGAATGGCTCGGGCCATGAATGCTGCTATCCGTGAAGCAAAGATAGATCCCTCTGAGATTGACCACATCAATGCACACGGGACATCCACCAAGTTGAACGACGCATGCGAAACCAAAGCTATTAAAAAAGTTTTCGGTGACCATGCAAAAGATATTGCTATCAGTGCCAACAAATCCCAGATCGGCCACCTTCTCGGTGGTGCAGGCGGTGTTGAAGCAGCTTTCGCTGTCAAAACACTTTCAACCGGAATCATCCCCGGTACTGCAAACCAGATCGAAGCTGACCCCGACTGTGATCTCGATTACGTCAAAGACGGTAAACGTGAGCAGCAGGTCAACTACGTACTGAGCAACTCGTTCGGCTTCGGCGGAACAAACGGCTGCATGCTTTTTAAAAAGTTTGAAGAATAA
- a CDS encoding HPP family protein translates to MNYFDKMKGGGQCPPRTCLSEILWSWIGAFCGILPVAILNYNIFAGTDLVFIIGSFGASAVLIYGAITSPLAQPRNLIGGHIMSALIGVACYKMFPDQLCLAAPLAVATAIAVMHATNTLHPPGGASALIAVIGSPKLHALGYWYAVVPVGLSALIMLVVAVLVNNMAKARRYPVFWY, encoded by the coding sequence ATGAATTATTTTGATAAAATGAAAGGCGGGGGGCAGTGCCCGCCCCGGACCTGCCTGAGTGAAATTTTATGGTCATGGATTGGTGCCTTTTGCGGGATTCTGCCCGTGGCCATATTGAATTACAATATTTTTGCCGGTACTGATCTTGTCTTCATTATCGGATCATTCGGTGCGTCTGCCGTTTTAATTTACGGTGCAATAACCAGCCCTCTTGCCCAGCCCCGCAATCTCATCGGCGGACATATCATGTCTGCGCTGATCGGGGTGGCATGCTACAAAATGTTTCCTGATCAGCTTTGTCTTGCTGCGCCGCTAGCTGTGGCAACGGCTATTGCTGTTATGCATGCGACTAATACATTGCATCCTCCGGGAGGAGCTTCCGCGCTTATTGCGGTGATCGGCAGTCCCAAGTTACATGCGTTGGGATATTGGTATGCAGTGGTTCCTGTAGGCTTAAGTGCGCTCATAATGCTCGTTGTGGCGGTATTAGTGAATAATATGGCTAAAGCTCGCAGGTATCCGGTTTTTTGGTATTAA
- a CDS encoding cytidine/deoxycytidylate deaminase family protein, which translates to MDNRMPWPDYFMRIAHLVAERSTCIRRKVGAVAVLDKRILASGYNGPPSGTAHCADVGCIRAKMGIPSGERHELCRGLHAEQNVIIQGATHGVSLKGAEIYCTTQPCLICTKMLINTGVSAIYYSESYPDELSQQMLKEAGVEFALLEIDI; encoded by the coding sequence ATGGATAACAGAATGCCTTGGCCTGACTATTTCATGCGCATAGCACACCTCGTTGCAGAGCGTTCCACCTGCATCCGACGCAAAGTCGGAGCCGTTGCTGTGCTTGACAAACGAATTCTTGCCAGTGGCTACAACGGCCCGCCTTCCGGCACTGCCCACTGCGCAGATGTAGGCTGCATCCGCGCGAAAATGGGCATCCCTTCCGGAGAACGCCATGAACTCTGCCGCGGTCTGCACGCTGAGCAAAACGTTATCATTCAGGGCGCAACCCACGGAGTTTCCCTGAAAGGCGCTGAAATCTACTGCACCACACAGCCGTGCCTGATCTGCACAAAAATGCTGATCAACACGGGTGTCAGCGCTATTTACTATTCAGAGAGCTACCCGGACGAACTGTCCCAGCAGATGCTCAAAGAAGCCGGAGTCGAATTTGCTCTTCTTGAAATCGACATCTAG
- a CDS encoding beta-ketoacyl-ACP synthase III: MSTFSHIRGLGFHVPERLYTNTDLEKFVDTNDEWITTRTGIKQRHVVEDETCLDLAYAASVKALKDADMEAEELTHVIIATFTGDMPIPTTSCLLMERLGIKNRAAMDLSAACSGFVYAVEVARALINLDPSAKILVCGAEILTSRVNWEDRSTCVLFGDGAGAVVMTAGKDGEPGKVIDTLIRADGGPGMNLTIKGGGSALPYRMGDTIGADHFVEMQGREIYKHAVRSMTSISNEIIEKQGLTTEDIDVLVPHQANMRIIEAVGKKLGVPREKVFANVDRFGNTSAASIPIALADARESGFIKDGDLVLLTTFGGGLTWGSSLIQF; encoded by the coding sequence ATGAGTACTTTCTCGCACATCAGGGGTCTTGGTTTCCATGTCCCTGAACGGCTATACACTAATACTGATCTTGAAAAATTTGTCGATACTAACGACGAATGGATAACCACCCGTACCGGAATTAAACAACGTCATGTTGTTGAAGACGAGACATGCCTGGATCTTGCCTATGCGGCATCTGTAAAAGCCCTTAAAGATGCAGACATGGAAGCGGAAGAACTCACACACGTTATCATCGCCACCTTCACCGGCGATATGCCTATTCCCACCACATCCTGCCTGCTTATGGAGCGGCTGGGTATCAAAAACAGAGCTGCCATGGACCTTTCTGCGGCCTGCTCCGGTTTTGTATACGCAGTTGAGGTGGCCCGGGCACTCATTAATCTCGACCCCTCTGCTAAAATTCTGGTCTGCGGTGCGGAGATTCTTACCAGCCGTGTTAACTGGGAAGACCGCTCCACCTGTGTTCTCTTCGGAGACGGCGCAGGCGCGGTAGTTATGACTGCCGGTAAAGACGGAGAGCCAGGAAAAGTTATCGACACTCTCATCCGTGCTGACGGAGGGCCGGGGATGAACCTGACCATAAAAGGCGGGGGATCAGCTCTCCCTTACAGAATGGGTGATACCATTGGAGCCGATCACTTTGTGGAAATGCAGGGCCGTGAGATTTACAAACACGCCGTGCGTTCCATGACCTCAATTTCCAATGAGATTATTGAAAAGCAGGGACTGACCACAGAAGATATCGACGTACTGGTGCCACATCAGGCCAACATGCGCATCATTGAAGCTGTGGGAAAAAAACTTGGCGTTCCCCGTGAAAAAGTTTTTGCGAACGTAGACAGATTCGGAAATACATCGGCCGCCTCCATCCCTATAGCACTTGCCGACGCACGGGAATCAGGTTTCATCAAAGACGGAGATTTGGTCCTTTTGACCACTTTCGGTGGTGGATTGACCTGGGGTTCTTCTTTAATTCAATTTTAA
- the rpmF gene encoding 50S ribosomal protein L32, whose product MAQPKKKTSKSRRNMRRSHDHVATPNVVYCECGEPIIPHRACSSCGSYKGRQVITSEDA is encoded by the coding sequence ATGGCACAGCCGAAAAAGAAAACTTCCAAATCCCGCAGAAACATGCGTCGTTCACACGACCACGTAGCAACCCCCAACGTAGTATACTGCGAGTGCGGTGAACCCATCATCCCTCACAGAGCCTGCTCTTCTTGCGGTTCCTATAAAGGTCGTCAGGTAATCACTTCTGAAGATGCCTAA
- the plsX gene encoding phosphate acyltransferase PlsX — translation MPNIVPRIAVDAMGGDYGLSVIVPAAVNAAKTGLPITLVGDEHMIRSELEKLDTGSCAIDIVHASQVVTMEDKPADAMRRKKDSSIQVACRLVKEGKADGVVSAGNSGATVACGMFTIGRIKGVLRPGMAGILPTEKKPMVLLDVGANVDSKPEHLFQFGLMADVLARDVLGYESPRIGLLTIGEEEGKGNSLVKTTFDMLKNSSLNFVGNIEGRDIFTGDVDVAVCDGFVGNVALKLAEGLATSFGSLLKGELKRDIVSKLGAMLAMKAFKRFSRLLDKSEYGGAPVLGLKGIVLVCHGKADSRAVERAIEMASTFVKNDAVSHLKEGLAAHKEITERDF, via the coding sequence ATGCCTAACATTGTACCCCGCATTGCCGTAGACGCCATGGGTGGCGATTACGGCCTTTCGGTTATAGTTCCCGCAGCGGTTAATGCCGCAAAAACGGGGCTCCCGATTACGCTGGTAGGTGATGAGCACATGATCCGGTCCGAGCTGGAAAAGCTTGATACCGGATCATGTGCTATTGATATTGTTCATGCTTCCCAGGTTGTCACAATGGAGGACAAACCTGCTGACGCTATGCGCCGGAAGAAGGACTCATCAATTCAGGTCGCATGCAGACTGGTCAAGGAAGGCAAGGCCGACGGTGTCGTCAGTGCCGGTAACTCCGGGGCCACCGTTGCTTGCGGCATGTTCACTATCGGTCGTATCAAGGGTGTCCTGCGTCCGGGCATGGCCGGAATCCTGCCCACTGAAAAGAAGCCTATGGTCCTGCTTGATGTAGGTGCCAATGTTGACTCCAAACCGGAGCACCTCTTCCAGTTCGGTCTCATGGCCGACGTGCTGGCCCGTGACGTGCTGGGATATGAATCCCCGCGCATCGGGCTTTTGACCATCGGTGAAGAGGAAGGCAAAGGAAACTCGCTGGTAAAAACAACCTTCGACATGCTCAAAAATTCTTCGTTGAATTTCGTTGGCAACATCGAAGGGAGGGATATTTTTACCGGAGATGTTGATGTTGCCGTTTGTGACGGGTTCGTAGGCAACGTAGCACTGAAGCTGGCCGAAGGGCTGGCGACAAGCTTCGGCAGCCTGCTGAAGGGAGAGCTTAAACGTGACATCGTTTCCAAGCTGGGAGCAATGCTCGCGATGAAAGCTTTCAAAAGATTCAGCAGACTGTTGGATAAATCCGAATACGGCGGAGCTCCGGTCCTCGGACTGAAAGGAATTGTCCTTGTCTGCCACGGTAAAGCCGATTCCCGGGCTGTGGAACGTGCCATTGAAATGGCCTCCACATTTGTTAAAAACGATGCTGTCTCGCACCTGAAAGAAGGATTGGCCGCGCACAAGGAGATCACCGAACGCGATTTTTAG
- the fabG gene encoding 3-oxoacyl-[acyl-carrier-protein] reductase — MSELPSTALVTGGSRGIGEACAKQLAKDGFEVFITYVSRPDGAEKVCAEIEAAGGKARAFKLDSSDREAVTSFFKEEIKGKVKLDVLVNNAGITRDGLLVRMKDEDWDKVLDINLTGAFTCLRESAKIMMKQRYGRIINISSVVGQAGNAGQANYVSAKAGLIGLTKASAIELAPRGVTVNAVTPGFIQTDMTAELPEKVMAQMMDNIPLKKLGTSDDIANAVSFLAREESGYITGQTLAVNGGMYM, encoded by the coding sequence ATGAGTGAACTGCCAAGCACCGCCCTTGTAACGGGCGGGTCCAGAGGAATCGGTGAAGCCTGCGCCAAACAGCTAGCCAAAGACGGATTTGAAGTGTTCATCACTTACGTAAGCCGCCCTGACGGAGCTGAAAAAGTCTGCGCTGAAATCGAAGCCGCAGGCGGTAAGGCCCGTGCATTCAAGCTTGATTCTTCCGACCGTGAAGCTGTAACCTCTTTCTTCAAAGAAGAGATCAAGGGTAAGGTTAAACTGGATGTTCTGGTTAACAATGCCGGAATAACCCGGGACGGCCTGCTCGTCCGCATGAAGGATGAAGACTGGGACAAAGTTCTGGACATCAACCTGACCGGTGCTTTCACCTGTCTTCGCGAATCAGCAAAGATAATGATGAAACAGCGTTATGGACGGATCATCAACATTTCCTCTGTAGTAGGTCAGGCCGGTAATGCCGGACAGGCCAACTACGTATCTGCCAAGGCCGGCCTCATAGGGCTGACCAAGGCCAGCGCTATTGAACTTGCTCCGCGCGGTGTCACCGTGAATGCCGTTACCCCGGGATTCATTCAGACCGACATGACCGCAGAACTGCCTGAAAAAGTCATGGCGCAAATGATGGATAACATACCGCTGAAAAAACTCGGCACATCCGATGATATAGCGAATGCGGTTTCATTCCTCGCCAGGGAAGAATCCGGTTATATCACAGGCCAGACTCTCGCTGTTAACGGCGGGATGTACATGTAA